Below is a window of Apodemus sylvaticus chromosome 5, mApoSyl1.1, whole genome shotgun sequence DNA.
TCAAcagatctgcttttcctcctggcAGATCTGATGTCTTTAAAGAGGATGATGGAgaagcttggggtccccaagacCCACCTGGAGATGAAGAAGATGATCTCGGAGGTGACAGGAGGTGTCAGTGACACCATCTCCTATCGAGACTTTGTGAATGTGATGCTGGGAAAGAGGTCTGCAGTCCTCAAGCTGTGAGTacctcctcacctcacctcacctcacctcacctcacctcacctcacctctcctctcctcacctcacctctcctcacctcacctcacctcacctcacctcacttcacctctcctcacctcacctcacctcacctcacctttcctcacctcacctctcctcacctctccttacctctcctcacctcacctcacctctcctcacctctcctctcctcacttcacctcacctcccaggtctcaaGCTGTGAGTAACTTCCTCACCTCACttctcctcacctcacctctcctctcctctcctctcctcacctcccaggGTCTCAAGGTGTGAGTAacctcctcacctcacctcacttctcacctctcctcacctcacAGGGTTTCAAAGGCAAGGACATCCTGTGGGGAGAGGCTCGGGCTCAGGACACCTTAGCCATCCCCTAGTGGGTAGACAATTGCTTGAGGTGCTTGGGTTTTCTGGGCCTATATTCCTTAGGAGAGATTAGCATGGCAACCCAAAGATGGGGGGCTTCCCCAGTCAATGACTAAAGTGACGGCAGCACCAAATctgtgctctttctttctttctttctttctttctttctttctttctttctttctttctttctttcctgccttccttcctttctttctctttcttttattccttcctctctctctcccgttctcttcccttccttccttccttccttccttccttccttccttccttccttccttcacgttttttgaaacaggatcttcaGAGTCTTAACTGTGTACTCCCAGGTAACCCCAGTTGGCTTGttactcactatgtagcccaggcttgccttaaaagtcatggcaatcctcctacttcaacctcccaagtgctgagatcatagGCATGCAATTCCACACCTGACTGTGCTCACTTCTTCCTTGGAGTCAAATCCAGGGCCTCATACCTGGTAGGAAACCACTCTAGCCATTTTGATACACCCCATCCCCATTGCCAACATGTTCTGAGCCTCATTTTCCTTGTTTGTAAAGCATATTTATACCCCCGCTGGTGGTTGTACGTGGACAGTCTTCTTTAGCATCAGATTTAGCTGGGCATGGTAAGGACATCTATACTTTCAGTACTAAGGCAGTAGATGAAGGAAGTAGACAGGAGCTTCAAGtctatcttcagctacatagcaagtttaaggtcagcctgggctatatgagacccatCTCAGGCTTTCACCACCTCCCTTCCTGAAAAAGTCACCTCTAGTTGAATCCTGACACTGACCCTTGTTCCTTAAGGACCCTAATGGGTAGGTTATCTTGTCTTTGaactttggtttcattttgtgtgtgtgtgtgtgtgtgtgtgtgtgtgtgtatgcctgtatgcctgtatgtcatctgtccctctgtgtgtgcatgtccctgtgcctgtgcgtttgtgtgcatgtatgagtatgtggtgttttactgtgtagctcagCCTGACTTCAGCTTTGGAATCCTGCCTCCCAATCTCACGAGCCAGGATTACAAGTCTGCACTGAGGCTCTGGCTGCTTCTCCGTATCTTCCATTGAAAGTGGAGATGGTAACATGTGAAAGGTCGTCCCGAGGGCTAGCGAGATGAGATGATTTCAGCCTGGTGCCTCGCTGATGGCAAGCATCCATGTGGCACCACTCTAGGGTTATACTCGTCCCACTGATGCAGTAGCTTGCTTAGCTCAGGAGAGGGCAGTCAGTAAACGGCATGGCCTGAGTTTGGTGCCCAGAACCACATCAAAAGCTGAgatggtggcacattcctgtaTCCTGGCAtgtagaaggtggagacaggcagaaccCTGGCCAGATAGCCTCTTTAGAATGTTCCAGACCACcaaaagactgtctcaaaggaaaagaaCAGGAGGCAGCACCTGAGGAATGTTCCCTGGGAttgtctctggcttccacacacgcTCTTGCAAGCTGTTCATCgaggcccacagaggccaggagcccATGTTTCAATGTGTCCAGACACACTGTGGTGTGCGCATTTGTGTATCCACGTGCATAGGTTGAGTGTTTGTCTTGAGTCAGTCATCCTGGGAGTCCTAAGATAGGCAGTCTGCCAGAAAGGCCACATTGTCTCCTCCCCAGATGGGACTGGACTTATAGCACAGTGGGGAAgagctttggtttgttttggagacagggacttttcttttcttttttcttttcttttcttttcttttcttttcttttcttttttgagataggctctcttTGTTATGTGTGTGGtcttgtctggcctggaactctatgtagaccaggctagcctggaactcacagagatctagctgtctctgcctcccaagtgctggaattaaaggcatggcccACCATGACTGCCCAATGGCAACCTTTTAAAAGATCTGATGGTATTTTGGGGCAGAGCTCTGGCCCAGCCCACCCTTCTCCAGCTTGGATAGGGAAGGCTTAGAGAGTTGTTTGTCCCTTCCTCTACCTCGGACTGACTGAGCAGTTGGGTTCGGGGAGTCCCACTGCTACTTTTGTGCCTGGTTTTTCCTTCTGTGAAGTAGGATCACCAACCCGCCCTGCCCCTTCCATCCAGCTAGCACAGGGCATTCAGTTGAGGACCCTGCAGAGGGAAGGCTGGGAGCTTTCTGTATGAGGGGAGGAGTCTtaatcctttccttttcttcatctcCAAACCAGGGTCATGATGTTTGAAGGGAAAGCCAATGAGAACAGCCCAAAGCCAGCCGGCCCGCCTCCAGAGAGAGACATCGCCAGCCTGCCTTGAGGACCCGCCTGGACCTTCCGGGCTGCCatccctgtccctgcctctcccaTCTGCTCTCTGCCATCTTGACTCATTGTGACAtgtctcctgtgttctgtccCAGAGGActcatctcctttttcatttccatttctttgtgtAAGCACGTGTTACCTGACTTAATGAGGCTGGGGTCCTGTGTCTCCGGCCCTTCTGCTCCCTGCTGCCCTGCCCTCTCTATACAAAAGGGCTGACATCAAACCAAAAACTGGAGAGGGCAGGGAGGCTGCAAACCTCGGTTCTGTGTTTGAAGAGGGCCCTGTCCGTCTGATCATCTTTCTCAGTTCCTAAATTAAATTCAGGGTGCAGGTTTGGTCCTGGTGGGGCCCTCCCCTTCTCTAACTCTCAGAAGATCCAGAGCAGGCACAGAGCTCCAGGGCTCCCTAGCGTCCTGGGGACGTGCTTCCAGTGCTGCGGAATCCTCTAGCAATGGTCACTCAGTGCCTAGAGACACAACTGATTCTCCTCGGTTCTTGCCTCTGTCCATTCTCAGTGATGTGACGCGAGGTGGGGAGGAAAGAACAACCTTTGGGGTTCTTCAGAGGAACCAGAAAGAACCACTCCTTTACAGCAGCTCAGAGGTTCCACTGTCCCTTGCTAGGGCAGTAAAGGGGtttggaggcagaggtgaggTCAGTGGTGTGGGAGGTCCTACTTTGAGGGAGGATGCTGAGGGCGCCAGGGTAGAAGTGGAGTCAAGTGTTGAACCTCAAATAGAGAAACAGGCTGTCTGATGGCACAGTGCCCCCAGTACTATTTACTGTCCCGCCCCACCTGCCCCGCCCTTCACTTTCTCGGCGGTTATTTATCAAGTGTGTATTACAAGCTTTAAGTCCTCCTGCTTTGTCCGACTCCTCACTCCCTTTTCAAATCCCTCAAGACCTGGAGCTTGGGGATTAGACAGAAGTCACATGACAGATTTTAGCTGGAGCAGTCCTTCCGTTTCATTTCACCGCTGGCCTCCGGGGGACTGAGTGCCTTGCTGATCAGTGGGGGCTATCAGAGAGTGTGGGCTGGAGGCCTGCTCTAGGCTGCACTGGTCAAAGGTAGGAGCAGCATCTCCCAGCCCGATACGTGAGGAAGGTGTGATCTCCACTGAACACCTTGGGTCAGGGCTCACCCTCCTGAGGGCCTCCAAGTTGGCAGTGAGGTCTGAGTATGAGAAGCCTCTCTTGGTGGACTGTCTTCCTTACGGCTTCTTGACTGATCCTCAGAAACCATTTCCAGGAATTCACGCAGGAAAGTATCAAACGTCTTACCCGAGTGGGCAACTGCAGCCTTGACCTACCTGTGTTCTGGAACCATTCAGGCTGGGCACTCAGGACAAGACACAGTCACTCATCAAATATGTTTATCAAGCACCTGCTCTATGCCACGAGTCCAGAAGCCAGCAGAGAAATGGACAGATGCGTGATATTTATGTCTACTGGGGAATCACTCCCAGCCAATGACAGTGTGGTGTTAGGAAGGTGGGGTAGAGTGGGGTGGGAAGCGGTGAGAACCAGGTAGTCCCAGGAAATCTGGTGGGGTTCATGACTTGGCAAGTGTCAGAAGAGCCTCTGTAAAACCCTAAGTAGACAAAGACGGAAGCATTGAGCTAGTGTGGTTTTCCTGTGGCTCTTGTTCCACAGTCCAGTACCCAGGGTGCTGTTGCCACAGCGGTGCGAGGGAGTGAAGCAAGCGGGGAATGGAATGGCTAGCTCCAGTTGATCCTCTGCTCTCAACCAGTTCAGTTCAGGAGAGAGATCATTTCGCTATGACTGGCTGATTTTTCAGCCCCAGGAGCTGCTTCAAACACACAGTCTAGTTGAAGTTTAAACCCCAGCATTCCTCCCTATAAATATAAAATCCTGTCTACCCTCATCCTGTCCTctgactttttttctcttttaagattaGCATCTCTGCCACCATTTCCTCCCGCCTTCCTTCTCTGACTGGGCTGGGAGCTTGGACTGCATTGGGTCCCTGTTCTCTGTGACAGGAAGGCAGATTCAGTCGGGTTCAGTGGGTCCACAACGCATGAGCTTACACACCACCTCcataaaggagtgtgccactgACCTCTGTAAAGTACAGAAAGAGGTTCTCTAATTGGGAGACCATCTTCAGTGGTCTGTAGATCAATCCATGGGAAGACAGTCCTAAGAATAACCCTTTAATTGAGGAGTTGGCATATCTTTCAAGTTGTGTCTGTTGGTTCCAGGGTTCTTAACCTCCCTAGTTAAGGGCTTAGCTTTCTAGGGACATCAGCTGTCTTAGTTCTGAAAAAGACCAAATGTAACTTGGTGTAACCAGCAGTTTGGGGACTTCAAGTTTGGCTTTGTCCCTGTGACTCAAAAGATGTTTGTCAGGTAGATTTGGGTGACTgccattgtgtgcatgtgtatgtatggttgGGATATGGTCTCCTGCAGACTGAAATAAACTAGAGCAATTTATCACTGTCTTTGTGTTTCTTGGGGACAGCTCTGGGCTCAGTAAATTCAGAAGAGCTAGTTGACAACAGGTCCCAATTGAATGAATGTGTCCTGGGTCTCCCATGTCCCAGACAGAGAGTTGACTACATCTCATTAAGGCCAAGACCCAGGTCTACTGTTATCATTATTCAACAATGAATAGAGGCTTGCACATACGTAACTTGTTGAGAGACTGCACCTGACAGGATGTGTCCTCAGGAGCTGACCCATCAGCTCCAAGATAGGAAGCTCTACTTTTATTCCAGAAATTTCAACATCAGTCAGTATACACAGATCTGAATCTTAACCCTTCCTGGCTGAAAGCTATTGGATAATTTAACTGCTTTGTGTGgaattctgtatttttttcagacagggtttcaggGTCCCATGTAACTCAGGCTATTTGGAGATTGCTATGGAGCCTAGgaagaccttgaatttctgatcctctggcCTGTAATCCCCAAGAGCTGAGATGTGAAGTGGATATGGCTTAGGCTCTGAAACGACTACCTCGAAAACAGTAAACAAAACCGATCTTTTGTCCCTTTTCTTCTCGGTTTTTAAAAGAGCTCTGCACCGGCACACAGTGCAGTCCACCCGCTAACCGAACCTCTCTGCCGGCTCTTTCCTGGAAAGTTTGAAAGCTCCTAACTTCTCTAAGTCTAAGTTTCTAAGAGCCCTGCAGGTAAGTGCAACCGGGAAGTCTCAAGAGGCTTCGGATGACAAAGCGAGCGTCTCTCTAAAGAAGAGAATTAAAAGGCTAGCCTGTACGCACTTCATCCAAAGGAAGGCGGACGCCGGCCCGCGCCTCATGTCCACACCTGCCCGGAACTGGCCAATGGGGCCCTGAGGATTGACAAGCGCGCGACTTCCGAGCTGCCCTCCGCTGCCTCGGAGCTCACTGAAACCGGCCTGGGTGACGTCAGCCACGCGCGCCGGAAACGCGCATCTTCCGCGCGCCGCTGGCGCTGAGGGAAGGAAGTTGAGGCCTGAGCGGCCTGGGCTGTGTTTGAAAGGCCGCGGGCGgtagcggcagcggcagcagcaactACTTGGACATCCTGAAGGCGGGACGATGGGAGACGAGATGGATGCCATGATCCCTGAGCGGGAGATGAAGGTTAGAGACCGGCCGGGGCCTCCCCGCCTGCGGGAGTCCTGGAGTTGCCTTGGAGCCCCGCCTCTGCCGGCTGCTCCTCCAGTTCGCAGGCTCCAGATCGCACGCCTCACGGAGCGTCCGCAGCTCTGTGCGTGTCGCGGGCGTGAGTTCCCTCCAAGTGCAGGTCACCTGTCCTTGGGTGGCTTTGTCCACGCCTTTTGAGTTACGCCAGGTAACTCAAAGTTACCTCATGTGCTGGTCGCCTTACGGGTAACAACGATTCTTGTTTATTGGGAGGTACCTTAGCCATCGTCGTTGCAGCCCTTACAACCAGCCTATAAAGAGGAGCAAATTGAAGTTCTGAAAGCAAATTGTACAAAGTCACTTAGCAAAAAGCTTAAATCTCTCTCTTACGTTTTAGGCATGGTCTCTTGTAACTCAAGGTGGCTTCTGGTCTTGGAATCCTGATGTCTTTGCCTCTACCACCCAAGGGTTGGATTATTGGTGTGCGTTACCACAGTTGGCTTAGATGCTCAGTTCTTAGCTCTCTCTTTGCTTGAAGGTGGTCCAGACTACCTAAGGTGGAGCCGAGAAACACCATCTGCTTTCAAAACCACTAGTTAGTAGGAACCGAAAGTCAAGTTCCTACAGCACTGCAGATCAGCTTGAAGTCATAAGACTAAAGGGAAGGCAAGAGAACCTAAGTGATCCCCCCATGCCACAACTTCGGGATACTGTGTTAATAGTCAGCTTATATGATCTGGCAGAATGGAAAGGCAGAGAACCGAAGACAGTTGGAAATGAGTGAATTGCAGGAAGGTGTTAGACATTTGCGTCAACAGTGAGTCACTAAAATGCACATAGGGGAGAGGGCTCCATCTCATGCTTAGACACAGTGGCTCGTTCCTGAGTCAGCACATGTGCTGAGCCCCTTAATGGGCATGCTTCATGACCCTCAGATATGTTGGGGTAGAGAACTTAGAACCACAGGGTAAATAGCAATATTTTAATTGCTGCCAGAACCAGAAAGGAGAGGTTtgggtttgtctgttttgttttgtttcttttgtgttgtATCATCACTCTGGCCCTCCACGTAAAGGTCGTCAAGCCCCAGTCGTGACTATTAGGATAACAAAAAAAGATAGACGATTTGTTCCTTTATGAACGGCTAGTGTGGCCTCATGGGGAAAGTTGTGTGAACTTCTGCCCACCGTTTTCAACTGGGATTAAgaggactggggctggagagatggttcaggacttccagaggtcctgaattcaattcccagtacctacatggcagCACACAATTGTCTGTAGCTCTgatttcaggggatctgacatcctcccacagacacatataggcagaacaccaatgctcataaaaataaaaataaatacattattaagAGTATTTCaagttagccaggcagtggtggcacatgcctttaatcccagcatttgggagacagagccaggcagatttctgagttcgaggccagcctggtctacagagtgagttccaggacagccagggctacacagagaaaccctgtctcgaaaaaaccaaaaaaaacaaacaaacaaaaaaaccaaagtattTTAGTCTATCTTTCAGTAAATATGCATTAAACATGGACTGCAAAAGAATTAGTATGTGTGGGCATGCTGGACACCCTTTATGAAGTATCTCATAAGgctttatagaaatacagtttcTCTTGGAGCTGTCATATTCTTTTCACTAAAACCCTAACCTGGAGAGTTAGGGGATGTGGTGGGGGACACAGATAGAGCTTAACAATGTGATTGCAGGTTAGTACTttttgagggtgtcagatccccaggaactggagttagacagttgtgagctgccatgtgggttctgggaattgccccccagatcctttggaagaccaaccagtgttcttaaccaccatgccctctctccagccctctctatttatttcatttagcaaATGTTAATGAGTATTATACCATGCACCACTGAATACAGAgtctaaaaacagaaaattgtTGGCCTCGAGGTAATAAGTATATTTTCGTTATACTGAAATTGTGTTTATGGAGTATAATAATAGACAtgatttaatttcttccttgatcttGTTTCCTATTCCAAAATAGGACTTTCAGTTTAGAGCACTGAAGAAAGTGAGGATCTTCGACTCTCCTGAAGAGTTGCCCAAGGAGCGCTCAAGTGTGCTTACCATATCCAATAAGTATGGTATGCTCTTTGCTGGCGGCACCAATGGCTTCAATGTTTTTCCTACTAAAAGCCTTCTTATCCAGAACAAACCTGGAGATGATCCCAATAAAATTGGTAAGTGCTGTCTTTGATTTATATTGCACAGCACAGCCAGGACTGCAGTGGTGTACTAAtcaatgtatttccttatcaagACACAATTCTGAGTGTCAAAATTGTAGTTTCATTTGGCCTTaccggggcgggggtggggggcttccGGTTAGGACACCAAAAGCCATTGTGAGTTTTCTTTTCAGCTGCCTGTGCTGTTGTTTCTGTGAGCCACTCCTGTAAAACGAGCAGAAACAAGACCTTACTGTAGTGCCGTGGTTTTCTCTTGCTCAGTTGAGAAGCTCTGAGAAGCTGTCTAggagaaggcatggcagcaaCACCCACAGAGGGAAATGTGTGTTTGCAGCATTGTAGCAGAAGTATTTTCAGCAAGGGCACTAGCAAGAGTCTTGAGCTAGTTAAAGCAGCATTACCCACTCCTAGGAGAGTAACGCTTAGTTCCTATAACTAATTACCCAAGATATTGCTGATACTGCTGCTCTGGGTCCATCGTGCATCAGGAGGAAGTGGGGGATTCACCAGTGGGCTCATGAGACAGCAAAATCTTCTATATTAATACACATAAGCAGAGTTGCTGCCCTGATTAGGGACTGAATCAACAGGGTTTATAAGCATAAAAACCATAAGCACCTGGGACAAGTTACAGTTACAATTTTCACCATCCTGGACTCCGGAAGTAGGGACTTCCAAGTGTTTCATTGTTGTCAACTAACATTGAATGGAAGTCTTTTTACTCAACTAAGCAAATCTatctgttctttctgttgttaGGAATAGGCATTATATTTTGGGTACCTATTATTGCTTAGAAAGGGAGTTGGTGAGCTTCTAGAAAGTCCCCAGTTTCCCAGGGCCTGAAAACTTGAATTTGTTTCACACCATAggtaaaatggagtctgaatttaaAATGGCAGTGCTTAAGATAAGTTCTTTTATATATACCCAATAGGTATGTGTTTATATAGGTGAAAATGTGTGTTCATATTGACTTGATTACAGGTTTATGACTATGTGCCTATtacatggtgttttttttttcctgctttgtgttttttgtttacaCAGTTGACACAATCCAAGGCTTGAATGTTCCTATGAAATTCCCAGTCCATCATCTGGCCCTGAGCTGTGATAACCTCACACTCTCTGTATGCATGATATCTAGTGAATATGGCTCCATTGTAGCTTTTTTTGATGTTCGCACATTTTCAAATCAGGTAAGCTACTATAAGCTATTTTCAACATGGAAGCTAAGATTTCCTCGTAGATGTTCTAACTTGGAAGCTGTATAAATTGATGACATTGGTACCATGGTATGGTAAAGGGGAATGTGTTTATTATAGatataagaaagcaaacactCAGAGGAACTAGGAAGTgccccagagcagagagagaaagaagtagacTGAACAGCAGACTGGATATGGCCAGGGCTCTGTGGACGAGGGGACAACAGCaagagatagagaagagagaaaacagtgAGGCAGGGGCGAGGAGCATGGCAGGAGGAGCAGGCTGTGAGGAGGGTGAGTGGCTGGGGGAGGGACACTCATGACTGGAGGGGTTACAGTAGGGGAAGACTCTGAAGTGTGTGACAGGCCCTTGTGATACTGAAGGAGTGAGCCTGGCCACCAGCATGAGCGCTCACTCAGACGCTGACAGACTGTCCTGTCAGAGGTAAGGGACATGACTCCTTTCGGGAGGTGGGAACTAGTTTTACAAGTTTGCAAGGAAGGCTGGCTTTTATCTGACAACCAGCAATATTCCTCTAGTCCAGGCTGAGCTCATTTCTGGATATATAAGACTCTCTTTTGGAGAGACTTTAAAGATATATCTTAGGTTAACATGTGAACTCTTTCTGGATTAAAATAGAGGTTGCAAAAATACTCCTTAAATGTAGACTCATAAGTCGTTGAGACAGGAACTGTTTAGTAAATTATAATACTTCCTGTACCAAGTTAACATTTCTCATTTACACACAAGGCTATCAAATGACGAGACCTCTTAGAGATTAGCTTTGTGAGAAACCACGGGGCTAATGGAGAGGGCCAAGGGTCTGCTTGTTGAGGATCTCCTGGTGTTGGGTCCTTTGATCCAGTCAGGTTACTCAGCAGCAGTATAAAACACTGGCTGTCTGCTGGGCTTAGGTGCTTGTATGGCCTGTTGTTTTCCCATGCTTCCGATAGCAGAGACAGTTGTCTTCATTTTACAAATGGAAAGGCAGATTTCAAAGAGGTTAACACTGGCCAGACATGCTGGCCCACACTGGTAGTCCTAGATTAAAGCAGGAAAAGAGTGAGCTCTTGTTtcaaaaaaatcagacaaatagagctagagaacatcatactaagtgaggtaacccagactcaaaagatgaatcatggtatgcactcactaataagtggatattaacctagaaacctagattacccaaaacataatccacacatcaaatgaggtacaagaagaaaggaaaagtggccccttgttctggaaagactcaatgaagcagtattcagcaaaaccagaacggggaagtgggaagggatgggtgggaggacagggggagagaagggggcttacgggactctttgggagtggggaaatcatttgaaatgtaaataaaaaatatatcgggaaaaaaaaaatcagacaaatacAGTTCACTccaccacaaaccaaagaaagaaatcagaaagccTAGCTAAGGTTATAAAGAAGCAGATTCGAGAGTTTAGTGTTCTCTCTGCTATTTATCGACTCTTGTATTTGCATATCCCTGCCAGCAGTCTCTCTGTGGTGAAATCCTTAACGGCCATTTCTAAGTTCCACTGAATTGTTTGTAATAAATAGATTGCCATGCAGACTt
It encodes the following:
- the Aif1l gene encoding allograft inflammatory factor 1-like, translating into MSVALSNRFQGGKAFGLLKARQEKRLEEINREFLCDQKYSDEENLPEKLAAFKEKYMEFDLNNEGEIDLMSLKRMMEKLGVPKTHLEMKKMISEVTGGVSDTISYRDFVNVMLGKRSAVLKLVMMFEGKANENSPKPAGPPPERDIASLP